ATTGTTTATTATTTTCACCCAAAGTGCTTTTAAATAAAGTGTTTCTGGAACATGAAGTATCCATGGATGATCTTCTGGTTGATAATTTATTCCTATTACTTGTAAAAGTTTTCCATTTTTAGATGCAGCCATTCTAGTAACTTCTATTAAATCTTGTAAAGAAATATGATAAGCACAAGTAATAACTCCTAATATTCCCCCATCTTCTAACAGTTTAAAACTATCATCACATAGATCAAAGAAAAAATCTCTTCCTTTATGAATATCAGCCTTTCTTTTTATAAGAGAAGGAGGATCTAATGTAATAACATCATACTTTTCTCCTCTTCCAACTAATGTTTTTAAAAGTAGAAAAGCATCTCCTTCCATAGTAGTAAAATTCCCTTCAAAATTATTTAATTCATAATTCTCTTTACACAATTCAAGTGCATGAGGTTCTTTATCTATAGCAACAACTTTTTTACAATTCTCTTTTAAAGCTGCCATAGAGAATCCACCACTACTTGAAAAAACATCTAAAAATCTTGTATCTTTATTTAAGTATTTTCTTATAAATTTTCTAGAATCTCTCTGATCTAAAAAGAATCCTGTTTTTTGTCCATCAATAATGTCTATTCCATATTTAAGTCCATTATCTTCCATTACTACTCTTTCAGGAATCTCTCCATAAATAATTCCTGTCTTTTGCTCAACACCTTCAAGAGTTCTATTTTCAACATCACTTCTCTCATAGATTCCTTTTGGTTTCATAACTTTTTTTATAGCATTTATTATCTCTTGTCTAAATCTTTCTACACCAGAATTTCTAAATTGAACTGCTACATATTTATCAAACTTATCTATAATAAGCCCTGGTATTCCATCTCCTTCAGAAAAAAATGCTCTTATACAATTTGTTTCACTATATAGATGCTCTCTTTTTTTATAAGCACTTCTTATCTTATTTAAAATAAAGTCCTTATCAATTTTTTCATCTTTAGTTGTTAAAACTCTTACATATGCAGATGTAGAATCAGTTACATATCCTCTTCCTACAAAAGTCATATCCTCAGTACAAACATCTACTATATCTCCATTCTCTATTTTTCCTAAAACACTTTTAACTTCATCTTTAAATACATTAGGATAAAAGTTTTGAATCTTTTTTTCCTTTCCTTTTTCTAATATTATTTTAGCCATTCTCTCTCCTTACTTCGTTATTAAATATGGTTTTCCATTTTCTTTATATACTCTATAAACTCTTCTTCCTATTCCAGTTAGAATATCCCATGAACATTTATGTTCTACATTTATCTCTTCTATTATATCATCTCTAACTACTATTACTTCTGTTCCTAATGATATTTTATTTTTTATACTTTCAGGGATTTTTACCATACACATATCCATGCATATCTCTCCAATGATTGGACATTTTTCTCCTTCAATAATAACATAACTCTTTCCTGTAAACTCTTTTTTTATTCCATCTGCATATCCCATTCCTATAGTTGCAAAAGTTTCTCCCTTATGAAGAACATATTTTCTACCATAAGAAATAAATGAGTCTTCATCTACTGTTCTTATTGCTAGGATTTTTGTTTTCACGCTAAATACTCTTTTTAAATCTGATACTCTATAATTAGCTATCATTCCATACATACATATTCCTGCTCTAACAATATTTCCTATATATCCTTGATTAAATCTTAAAATTCCTCCACTATTTAAAATATGTAAATATCTTACTCTATCTTTGAATTGTTCAAAGTTTTTAAATTTTTCAAGTTGTTTTTCTGTATAAGTATCAGACTCTTCATTAAATCCATCAGCATCAGAAAGATGTGAATAGATACCCATCACATTTAAATTATTATCTAAACAATATTTTACTGCTTCAATTCCTTCCTCTACTAAAAATCCTAATCTTCCCATTCCTGTATCAATTTTTATATGCATTCCTACAGTTAAATTATTCTCTTTTATATATTTTATTTGCTCCCAATTTCCAACTGTTATTTGAATATTGTTTTCTTGAGCAAGAGAGATTTCATCTTTTAATAGTGATCCTAAAATTAAAATATCCTCTTTTATTCCAGCCTCTCTTAATTCTAAAGCTTCATCTATACAAGCTACTGCAAATATTTTTATTCCATTTTTAGATAAATATTTAACTGTTTCCTTTGCTCCAAATCCATAACTATTGGCTTTGACTACTGCCATTATCTCCGTTCCTTGAACTTTTTCTCTTATTTTTTTTATATTAAAAAGTAAATTGTCCATCTCTATTTCTAACCATGCTCTCATTTTGTTTCCTCTCTTTGCAATAATCTCTACCTAATATATATGTATTTGTGAGGCTGTCACATTTTTTTGTTGTAACAGCCTCTTTAAATTAGTTAATTATATTATAACTCACTTTTCCTATTTAAACTAATATTTTTTCTTTTGTTTCTTTTTTCTCTTCTTTTTTTAATTTAGTTTCGATTCCTGAACTTCCACCATCTCTTTTTTTCTTATCTAAAAGATACATTATTGGAGTTGCTATAAATACAGAACTATATGTTCCAGCTAAGATTCCTATCAATAGAGTTACTATAAAAGTTTTTAAAGAATCTCCACCAAAAATTAAAATTGCTATAATAGCAAAAAGAGTTGTAACTGAAGTATTAATTGTTCTAATCATAACTTGATTTATACTTCTATCTAAAAGATCTTCAAAAGATATTTTCTCTTTTGTTTTACGTTTTAAGTTTTCTCTTACTCTGTCAAATACTACTATTGTATTGTTTATTGAATAACCTAAAATTGTAAGTACAGCTGCTATGAAAGGAGTATCAACTTCATATCCTAATAGGGCTATTACTCCTACAGCAATAATAATATCATGTAATAAAGCAGATACAGCTCCTATTGAGAATAAAAATTCAAATCTCATAGTTATATATAAAATAATTAATACAGTTCCTATAGCTAATGAGTAAATAGCAGAAGTTTTTAGCTCTTTTCCTATACTAGCTCCAACTTTATCTACTTTATCTAAATTATAATTTCCAATATTTTTTAATTCCTCTAAAACATCTGCTTTTTGTGCTTCTGTTAACTCCTGTGTTCTTATAATTACAGTATTATCTTCAGATACTTGAACTTTTCTACTATTTGAACTAAATTGTGGTATCTCTTTTGCTATTTTATCTAAATTATTATTTATCTCTTTTAAAGTTATATTTTTTTCAAATTTTACTTGAATTAAACTTCCTCCAGAAAAATCTATTCCATAATTTAATCCTTTAAAAATTAATACTCCTAAAGATAAAATCACTAGGAAAAGAGAAAGACCTAGATATTTTTTACTATTTTTTATAATTCCTATCTGCATTAATCTCTCCCCCTTACTCCAAATAACTCTGGTTTTTGGAATTTAAATATATGTACAAATGTAAGAAGAAGTATTTTTGTAATAGTTACTGCTGTAAACATAGAAGCAAGTGTTCCTATTGTTAAAGTTACAGCAAATCCTTTTACTGGTCCTGTTCCAAATGTAAATAGTATAGCAGTAATGATTAAAGTTGTGATATTTGAGTCGAATATTGCTACAAATCCTTTATTAAATCCTGTATTTATACTATTAATAATACTATTTCCAAATCTTAATTCCTCTTTAATTCTTTCAAATATAATTACGTTAGCATCAACTGCCATACCTGCTGAAAGTATAAGTCCAGCTATTCCTGGTAAAGTTAATGTTGCATCAATGAAATTTAATGCTCCAAAAGTTATAAGTCCAAATATAATTAATGCTATATCTGCAACTATCCCTGGAAGTCTATAGAAAACTAACATAAAAACTCCTATTAAAGCCATAGCAAGTATTCCAGCATTTTTACTTTGAGCTATTGACTCATCTCCTAGAGAAGCTCCTACTGTTCTTGTTTCAGCTATTTCAGCTTTTACTGGTAAAGCTCCTGCATTTAAAAGAGTAGCAGTTGCTTTAGCTTCTTCTACAGTATAATTTCCTGTAATTACTCCACTTCCACTTGGAATTTCACTATTTATCATAGGTGCTGTTTGAACAGCTCCGTCTAGTGTAATTGCTAATTGTTTTCCTATGTTATTTCTTGTAATTTCTGCAAATTTTACAGCTCCCTCTTGATTCATTTCAAATTGAATTTGAGGTCTTCCAAGGTTATCATAAGAAACATCAGCTTTTTTAAGTGCTCCTCCTGTTAAAAGAGTTTCTCCTAATGTCCCATCTGGATTCATTATTTTAAACTCCAAAAGAGCTGTTTTTCCTATCATCTTTATTGCATCTTCAGTATTATTTATTCCTGGTAATTCTACTATTACCTTATTATCTCCAGCTTTTTGAACTACTGATTCAGCTACTCCCAATCCATTTATTCTTCTATCTAGTACCTCTATAAGTCTATCCATAGCTTCAGCATCTATAGTTACTCCCTCTTCAGGCACTGCTTCTAGTACTACGTAAACTCCTCCTTTTAAGTCTAGTCCTAGCTTAGTTGGTTTAGCAAAACTTAACCAAATAGCTCCACAGACTACCATTATTACAAGGAGTAATCTCATCATTAATTTTGAACTCATTTTCCCCTCCAGCTCTCTATTTTTTTCTATCTAAAAAAGTCTGAAGTATTATAGCTGCTGCTACTTTATCCACTACTTTTCTTTTCTCTAATGCTCCTTTTCTATTAGTTTCATTAAGAAGTCTATCTGCAGAAACTGTAGTCAATCTTTCATCTACTTCAAAGATTTCTAATCCCTCAATATTTTTATTGAGCTTTTCTATGAACTCTCTTACTTTTTCAGCTTGTCTCTTTTCTGTCCCATCTAAACTTTTAGGTATACCTATAACTAGAGATTTTGTGTTCTCTTGTATAAGTATCTCCTCTATTCTTTTTACTGCTTTTGTTTTTCTTCTGTCAATAACTTCAAGGGGAGTGGCTAAAATCCCCATTATATCTGATTTAGCCACACCTATCCTCACATCACCAACATCTAAGGCAACATATTTTTTATACATTTTTCCCTCTTATAATAAAGTTGTTAAAGTTTCTCTTACTTTAGCTACAGCTTCCTCTATCTTAGTTGCATCTTTTCCTCCAGCTTGAGCGAAATCAGGTCTTCCTCCTCCATTTCCTCCAGCAATTTGAGCAGCTTCTTTAACTAAATTTCCAGCTTTTACTTTTCCTATTAAATCTTTAGTTACTCCTACAGCAAATATAGCTTTATCCTCTCCAGAAGCAAGAACTACTACACAGCTTCCTAATTTTTCTTTTAAAGAGTCAACCATTTGTCTTAATTCTTCAGCTGTCTTATCTTTAAATGTTTTTATTACTACTTTAACTCCATTAATCTCTTCAGCAGCTTCATTTAATGATCCAGCTTCAAAGTTTGTTATTTTAGCTTTTAATGCTTCAATTTCTTTTGAATTTTCTCTTAAAGTTTCAGTCATTTTTTCAACTCTTTCTAAAACATTAGCTTCATCAGCTTTAATTGTCTTAGCTACATCTTTAAGAGTAGATTCTATTTTCTTAACAAATTTATAAGCTCCTAATCCTGTTACAGCTTCTATTCTTCTTACTCCAGCAGCTATACCACTTTCAGATTCTATTTTAAATAATCCTATTTTAGCAATATTATCTATGTGAGTTCCTCCACAAAGCTCAATAGAGAAGTCATCTACTTTTACAACTCTTACTACATCTCCATATTTATCTCCAAATAGAGCCATAGCTCCCTCTTTTTTAGCTTCGTCCATACTCATCTCTTTTATAGTTACACATAGAGACTCTGCAATTTTTTCATTTACTAAGTTTTCTACTTTTTCTAACTCTTCAGCTGTCATAGCTTCATAGTGGTTAAAGTCAAATCTTAATCTTTGTCCATTTACTAATGATCCAGCTTGTTGAACATGAGTTCCTAAAACTTCTCTTAAAGCTTTATGTAATAAGTGAGTAGCTGTATGGTTTTTAGCAGTAGCAAGTCTATTCATCTCATCTACTTCTAATAAATACTCTTCTCCCTCTTTAGCCTCTCCTTTTACTATTTCAACTGTATGAGTAAATATTCCTTTTTGTTTTTGAACATCTACTACTTTTCCTTCAAATCCATTACCAGATATAACTCCTGTATCAGCAGCTTGTCCTCCAGATTCTCCATAGAAAGGAGTTGTATCAAATATCATAAGAGTTTTTCCATCTTTTCCCTCTCTGATACTTAATAATTTAGCTGTTTCTTTTAAAGTTTCATATCCAACAAAGTTAGTAGCTCCATATTTATCATAGAACTCTTCTATAAAGCTATCTTGTCCTTTTTCCATAACAATTTCTCTAGCTGATCTAGCTTTTTCTTTTTGCTCTTCCATTTTAGCTTCAAACTCTTCTCTTGAAACTTCTACACCTTTCTCTTCACAAATCTCTTCTGTTAATTCATATGGGAATCCATAAGTGTCATATAATCTGAATGTTATATCTCCAGAAAGTTTCTTTCCACCTTCTGCTTTTACTTTTTCTATCTCTTGGTTTACAAGTTGTATTCCTTGGTCAAGAGTACGAGAGAATTTCTCCTCTTCTATTTTAACAACTTTTTTGATGTGCTCTAAGTTATCATTTAAATCTGGATAAGCTTCGTTCATCATCTCTACAACTTTATCTACCATTTTATATAGGAATAACTCTGATTGTCCTAATAATCTTCCATGTCTTACAGCTCTTCTTAAGATTCTTCTTAATACATATCCTCTTCCCTCATTAGATGGAATAACTCCGTCATTTATTAAGAAAGTTACTGCTCTTGCATGGTCAGTTATAACTTTTAATGAGAAATCTTTTTCTTTATCTTCTCCATATTTAGTATTTGTTAATCTTCCAGCCTCTTCTACTAATGGGAATAATAGATCTGTTTCAAAGTTGTTAGACTTACCTTGTACCATAGCTGTAACTCTTTCTAGTCCAGCTCCAGTATCTATATTTTTCTTAGGTAATGGCTCTAATGATCCATCTTCCATTCTATTCCACTCTGTAAATACTAAGTTCCAAATCTCTATGAAACGGTTATCTGTTCCTTCATCACCTAATTTAGAGTTTTCATCTCCACCATAAGCTGGTCCTAAGTCTACGTGAATTTCTGAACATGGTCCACAAGATCCTGTAGGTCCTGCTGCCCACCAGTTTTCATCTTCTCCAAGTCTTACTATTCTTTCCTTAGGGAAATTACATTTTTCTATCCAAATTTTTTCTGCTTCGTCATCTGTTGTAAATACAGATACCCATAATTTATCTTTATCTAATCCTAGTACTTCTGTTACAAATTCCCAAGACCAAACTATTGCTTCCTCTTTGAAGTAATCTCCAAATGAGAAGTTTCCTAACATTTCAAAGAAAGTATGGTGTCTAGCTGTTCTTCCAACATTTTCTAAGTCGTTAGTTCTAATTGATTTTTGGTAAGTAGTTACTCTTGGATATGGAGCTTCCTTTTGTCCTAAGAAATATGGTTTAAATGGTACCATTCCTGCAACTGTTAATAAAAGTGTTGGGTCATCTGGAATTAAAGATGCACTTTCAAAATGTTTGTGATTTTTCTTTTTAAAGAATTCTATGAACTCTTTTCTAATTTGATTTCCTGTTAACATAGTTCCTCCAGTTTATTTATTTCTATTTTTAAATTAAAATTTAGTCTAGCTTAAATTTTTCTCCTAAATAAATTTTTCTAGCAGTTTCATTCTCTGCTATCTCTTCAGGAGTTCCACTTATTAAAACTTTTCCTTGTGCCATAATATAAGCTTTTTCAGTAATTCTAAGAGTTTCTCTTACACTGTGGTCAGTAATTAAAATTCCTAGTCCTCTATTTTTTAAATATCTTATTATTTGTTGAATATCCTCTACTGCTATAGGGTCAACTCCAGCAAAAGGTTCATCTAAGAGAATAAAATTGGGATTATTTGCAATAGTTCTAGCTATCTCTACCCTTCTTCTCTCCCCTCCAGATAGTGAAAAACCTAAAGAATTTTTAACATGAGTAAGTTTAAATTCCTCTAATAATTTATCTATTGTTTCCTTTTGTTCAGCTTTACTTATATTTTTCATCTCAAGAACAGCAGCTATATTTTCTGTTACTGTTAAATTTCTAAAAATAGATGGCTCTTGAGCTAAATATCCTATACCCATATTTGCTCTTTTATACATTGGATAATCTGTAACTTCCATATTATCACAAAAAACTTTTCCATTATCTGGCTTTACTATTCCTGTTATCATGTAGAAAGTTGTAGTTTTTCCAGCTCCATTAGGACCTAAAAGTCCTACTATTTCACCTTTTCTCACTTCTAAACTAACATTATCTACAACTCTTCTTTTTTTATAACTTTTACATAGATTTTGAGCTGATAAGTTTATCATATCTTCTCTTGTATGATAAATATATAAAAATATTTATCTATACAACCTCCTTCCATATTATT
Above is a genomic segment from uncultured Fusobacterium sp. containing:
- a CDS encoding class I SAM-dependent rRNA methyltransferase; protein product: MAKIILEKGKEKKIQNFYPNVFKDEVKSVLGKIENGDIVDVCTEDMTFVGRGYVTDSTSAYVRVLTTKDEKIDKDFILNKIRSAYKKREHLYSETNCIRAFFSEGDGIPGLIIDKFDKYVAVQFRNSGVERFRQEIINAIKKVMKPKGIYERSDVENRTLEGVEQKTGIIYGEIPERVVMEDNGLKYGIDIIDGQKTGFFLDQRDSRKFIRKYLNKDTRFLDVFSSSGGFSMAALKENCKKVVAIDKEPHALELCKENYELNNFEGNFTTMEGDAFLLLKTLVGRGEKYDVITLDPPSLIKRKADIHKGRDFFFDLCDDSFKLLEDGGILGVITCAYHISLQDLIEVTRMAASKNGKLLQVIGINYQPEDHPWILHVPETLYLKALWVKIINN
- the alr gene encoding alanine racemase, with translation MRAWLEIEMDNLLFNIKKIREKVQGTEIMAVVKANSYGFGAKETVKYLSKNGIKIFAVACIDEALELREAGIKEDILILGSLLKDEISLAQENNIQITVGNWEQIKYIKENNLTVGMHIKIDTGMGRLGFLVEEGIEAVKYCLDNNLNVMGIYSHLSDADGFNEESDTYTEKQLEKFKNFEQFKDRVRYLHILNSGGILRFNQGYIGNIVRAGICMYGMIANYRVSDLKRVFSVKTKILAIRTVDEDSFISYGRKYVLHKGETFATIGMGYADGIKKEFTGKSYVIIEGEKCPIIGEICMDMCMVKIPESIKNKISLGTEVIVVRDDIIEEINVEHKCSWDILTGIGRRVYRVYKENGKPYLITK
- the secF gene encoding protein translocase subunit SecF, producing MQIGIIKNSKKYLGLSLFLVILSLGVLIFKGLNYGIDFSGGSLIQVKFEKNITLKEINNNLDKIAKEIPQFSSNSRKVQVSEDNTVIIRTQELTEAQKADVLEELKNIGNYNLDKVDKVGASIGKELKTSAIYSLAIGTVLIILYITMRFEFLFSIGAVSALLHDIIIAVGVIALLGYEVDTPFIAAVLTILGYSINNTIVVFDRVRENLKRKTKEKISFEDLLDRSINQVMIRTINTSVTTLFAIIAILIFGGDSLKTFIVTLLIGILAGTYSSVFIATPIMYLLDKKKRDGGSSGIETKLKKEEKKETKEKILV
- the secD gene encoding protein translocase subunit SecD codes for the protein MSSKLMMRLLLVIMVVCGAIWLSFAKPTKLGLDLKGGVYVVLEAVPEEGVTIDAEAMDRLIEVLDRRINGLGVAESVVQKAGDNKVIVELPGINNTEDAIKMIGKTALLEFKIMNPDGTLGETLLTGGALKKADVSYDNLGRPQIQFEMNQEGAVKFAEITRNNIGKQLAITLDGAVQTAPMINSEIPSGSGVITGNYTVEEAKATATLLNAGALPVKAEIAETRTVGASLGDESIAQSKNAGILAMALIGVFMLVFYRLPGIVADIALIIFGLITFGALNFIDATLTLPGIAGLILSAGMAVDANVIIFERIKEELRFGNSIINSINTGFNKGFVAIFDSNITTLIITAILFTFGTGPVKGFAVTLTIGTLASMFTAVTITKILLLTFVHIFKFQKPELFGVRGRD
- the ruvX gene encoding Holliday junction resolvase RuvX; amino-acid sequence: MYKKYVALDVGDVRIGVAKSDIMGILATPLEVIDRRKTKAVKRIEEILIQENTKSLVIGIPKSLDGTEKRQAEKVREFIEKLNKNIEGLEIFEVDERLTTVSADRLLNETNRKGALEKRKVVDKVAAAIILQTFLDRKK
- the alaS gene encoding alanine--tRNA ligase, with the protein product MLTGNQIRKEFIEFFKKKNHKHFESASLIPDDPTLLLTVAGMVPFKPYFLGQKEAPYPRVTTYQKSIRTNDLENVGRTARHHTFFEMLGNFSFGDYFKEEAIVWSWEFVTEVLGLDKDKLWVSVFTTDDEAEKIWIEKCNFPKERIVRLGEDENWWAAGPTGSCGPCSEIHVDLGPAYGGDENSKLGDEGTDNRFIEIWNLVFTEWNRMEDGSLEPLPKKNIDTGAGLERVTAMVQGKSNNFETDLLFPLVEEAGRLTNTKYGEDKEKDFSLKVITDHARAVTFLINDGVIPSNEGRGYVLRRILRRAVRHGRLLGQSELFLYKMVDKVVEMMNEAYPDLNDNLEHIKKVVKIEEEKFSRTLDQGIQLVNQEIEKVKAEGGKKLSGDITFRLYDTYGFPYELTEEICEEKGVEVSREEFEAKMEEQKEKARSAREIVMEKGQDSFIEEFYDKYGATNFVGYETLKETAKLLSIREGKDGKTLMIFDTTPFYGESGGQAADTGVISGNGFEGKVVDVQKQKGIFTHTVEIVKGEAKEGEEYLLEVDEMNRLATAKNHTATHLLHKALREVLGTHVQQAGSLVNGQRLRFDFNHYEAMTAEELEKVENLVNEKIAESLCVTIKEMSMDEAKKEGAMALFGDKYGDVVRVVKVDDFSIELCGGTHIDNIAKIGLFKIESESGIAAGVRRIEAVTGLGAYKFVKKIESTLKDVAKTIKADEANVLERVEKMTETLRENSKEIEALKAKITNFEAGSLNEAAEEINGVKVVIKTFKDKTAEELRQMVDSLKEKLGSCVVVLASGEDKAIFAVGVTKDLIGKVKAGNLVKEAAQIAGGNGGGRPDFAQAGGKDATKIEEAVAKVRETLTTLL
- the lptB gene encoding LPS export ABC transporter ATP-binding protein — protein: MINLSAQNLCKSYKKRRVVDNVSLEVRKGEIVGLLGPNGAGKTTTFYMITGIVKPDNGKVFCDNMEVTDYPMYKRANMGIGYLAQEPSIFRNLTVTENIAAVLEMKNISKAEQKETIDKLLEEFKLTHVKNSLGFSLSGGERRRVEIARTIANNPNFILLDEPFAGVDPIAVEDIQQIIRYLKNRGLGILITDHSVRETLRITEKAYIMAQGKVLISGTPEEIAENETARKIYLGEKFKLD